One Eriocheir sinensis breed Jianghai 21 chromosome 32, ASM2467909v1, whole genome shotgun sequence genomic region harbors:
- the LOC127006241 gene encoding ATP-binding cassette sub-family C member 10-like: MFIDIHTTQRNLTQHNSTQRNPHNPNRMAFNTTPTPTPTLTMQHPNYLSTPTFNMTSFCGNTESFTPWDHSDLNFGLCFQKAALAVPAYSLLAVVSAYYSGQQSEWVVRRWRQRAVISARMWAAGVAALLAVLEPVLLYSVGRAELYWVDGLVAGVQLLTWLVHLSYLASLKTRLSLGTRGPPVVMLAWVPTFLSAVNMARTAWYCPEESGGLKGAAMDVWRATALTLMGVQVVYLVTLFPQGSVGVSQYQELHREASETTPLMETSYHDYSGFHEAADPHHLGIAEEQVNVFSWLTLHWANHLMTKGSRGLLRTVDDLHDLPLALRTDVVAQQVQWAMLSTQPLEVDDLTTTTTTFTTTTTTTTPPPSPLPSFLHILHRVLGVQFYALGLLRLAGDGLGYAGPLLLHQLVTFVEQKEAEVVWGWVYAGSLVGASLIATFCSIHFNYQIAKVNLKVRAAVISTIYRKVLQVSTASLGVLSTGEIVNLMSTDTDRIVNFVQSFHALWSLPLQLTVTLYLLYRQIGIAFLAGVAVTVVVVPVNKWLANRIGILSVEMMSYKDRRVGLMSEVLTMIRMVKFNAWEATFKSRINDERFGEIKALAGRKYLDAACVFFWATTPVLIPIVTFTTYTLLGNSLEAASVFTAVALFNMLIMPLNAFPWVLNGIVEAWVSLKRVQRLMQLPDLNFTDYYTRVAEMEDKEADIQIIIANGSFSWNGSGRSRGKEGEQQGAKEEVEEEGEEEEEWVVGSGAGVRKSGRRRRRRRRKRGEEEKKEEEVEQRRGFPSEVGNGLCGTSPSLQNIDLQVLKGQVVAVVGRVGSGKSSLLSAVCAEMNKCGGAVAVAGLENGFGLATQRPWIQHASIKDNILFGCSLDITRYREVLSACALDDDLLNLPQRDNTLCGENGSALSGGQKARVALARAVYQNKWMYVLDDVFTSVDPPVALHLMRHCVHNLLAGRTVLLTSPVLPLLARVDWVLRMAGGRVVMQGPPREVLQGELTPEELAAAWWGDGRDRGVGGVPKRRLSHLDPFDVVAENGGAGGGRPVSSPSPSYLTPVMEAEEQEEGEISGAIFTTYLSAVGPLLVGLIALSLTLMQASRNLSDLWLAYWVTQNLPANSTGSKLFLDEPPAPWLAPGTPTHPSSSPATGMGGAAHWMAPSTSPLHQFLAVREVGAAAESKGKSALNPTDFYLTVYGVLAAANTLFTLMRAFLFAYGGVTAARTLHKRLLDSVLYAKITFFDNNPLGRTLNRFSSDLYSLDDSLPFQLNIFLAQVFGLAGTIAVTIYGMPWITLMQIPLAFVYYNLQRYYRHTSRDLKRIYAVSLSPLYAHFTETLQGLAVIRAMRAGHRFITRADSLLEVSQRAQFDIQVAAQWLNMRLQLIGLTMLAGVSALALLQHHFDAIEPGLVGLVISYALTVTTFLNSVVTSLTETEQEMVSVERIHGYLQGAAEGERREGVLLPPFGWISHGTIRFTNVYLRYQDHNPYALRRVNFEVGAAEKVGIVGRTGAGKSSVFVALFRLVELTRGAIYVDEVEVSQLGLKKLRSSMAIVTQDPFLFSGTVRENLDPCGECVDSQVWQAAEACHLLPLVHSLGGLEGQLHEAGRSMSAGERQLFCLARALLCRTKIVCIDEGTSKLDPETDEHIQQVIRSVFRNKTVLIIAHRVQSVRDCDRVLVLSEGEVVESGSPWELLSDRDSHFHSIFQSQ; encoded by the exons ATGTTTATTGATATACACACTACACAGcgtaacctaacccaacataacAGTACCCAACGCAACCCCCACAACCCCAACAGAATGGCCTTCAacacaacccccacccccacacccacactcacaatgCAACACCCCAACTACCTCAGCACACCCACATTCAACATGACGTCATTCTGCGGCAACACGGAATCCTTCACCCCATGGGACCACAGCGATCTCAACTTCGGACTATGCTTCCAAAAGGCAGCGCTGGCCGTCCCTGCTTACTCCCTGCTGGCCGTGGTCTCTGCCTACTACAGCGGGCAGCAGAGCGAGTGGGTGGTGCGGCGGTGGCGGCAGCGGGCGGTGATAAGCGCCAGGATGTGGGCAGCGGGTGTGGCAGCTTTACTGGCGGTCCTGGAGCCTGTTTTGTTGTACTCCGTGGGACGCGCCGAGCTGTACTGGGTGGACGGATTGGTCGCTGGGGTGCAG CTCCTGACCTGGCTGGTACACCTAAGCTACCTGGCCTCGTTAAAGACCCGCCTCAGCCTTGGGACGCGTGGGCCACCTGTCGTGATGCTTGCCTGGGTCCCCACTTTCCTGTCGGCCGTCAACATGGCGCGCACAGCCTGGTACTGCCCTGAGGAGAGTGGCGGCCTGAAGGGGGCGGCCATGGACGTCTGGAGGGCCACGGCGCTGACCCTCATGGgggtgcag gtgGTGTACTTGGTGACGCTGTTCCCCCAGGGCAGCGTGGGGGTGTCGCAATACCAGGAGCTTCACCGCGAGGCCTCCGAGACCACGCCCCTCATGGAGACCTCATACCACGACTACAGCGG GTTCCACGAGGCCGCAGATCCACACCACCTGGGCATCGCGGAGGAGCAGGTCAACGTGTTTTCGTGGCTCACCCTCCACTGGGCCAACCACCTCATGACCAAGGGTTCGCGTGGACTCCTGCGTACGGTGGATGACCTGCACGACCTCCCGCTGGCCCTCAGGACGGATGTGGTGGCCcagcag GTACAGTGGGCCATGCTATCCACCCAACCCTTAGAAGTGGatgacctcaccaccaccaccaccaccttcaccaccaccaccaccaccaccacaccaccaccgtcaccacttccatccttcctccacatcctccacaGGGTCCTAGGGGTTCAATTCTATGCCCTGGGACTGCTGCGGCTGGCGGGGGATGGCCTGGGGTATGCTGGGCCGCTCCTTCTGCATCAGCTGGTGACCTTTGTGGAGcagaaggaggcggaggtggtgtgggggtgggtgtacGCTGGGTCCTTGGTGGGGGCTTCTCTTATAG ccaccttCTGCTCTATCCACTTCAATTACCAGATCGCGAAGGTTAACCTCAAGGTCCGAGCGGCCGTCATCTCCACCATCTACAGGAAGGTGCTGCAG gtGAGCACAGCCTCCCTAGGTGTGCTTTCGACAGGTGAGATCGTCAACCTGATGAGCACGGACACGGATCGCATCGTCAACTTCGTCCAGTCCTTCCATGCCCTCTGGAGCCTTCCGCTGCAG cTGACGGTGACGCTGTACCTTCTGTACCGCCAAATAGGCATTGCGTTCCTGGCGGGCgtggcggtgacggtggtggtggtgcccgtcAACAAGTGGCTGGCCAACAGgatag GCATTCTGAGTGTGGAGATGATGTCGTACAAGGACCGTCGCGTTGGGCTCATGTCGGAGGTGTTGACCATGATCCGGATGGTCAAATTCAACGCCTGGGAAGCCACGTTCAAGAGTAGGAtcaatg ACGAGCGCTTCGGGGAGATCAAAGCGCTGGCCGGCCGCAAGTACCTGGATGCCGCATGTGTGTTCTTCTGGGCCACCACTCCTGTCCTCATCCCCATTGTGACTTTCACGACCTACACGCTGCTGG GCAATTCACTGGAAGCAGCGAGCGTGTTCACTGCAGTTGCTCTCTTCAACATGCTGATAATGCCCCTCAATGCCTTCCCCTGGGTGCTGAACGGCATTGTGGAGGCCTGGGTGTCCCTCAAGCGGGTACAGAGACTTATGCAG CTACCAGACCTCAACTTCACCGACTACTACACGAGGGTAGCGGAGATGGAGGACAAGGAGGCGGACATTCAGATCATCATCGCCAACGGGTCATTTTCCTGGAACGGGTCAGGGCGGTCAAGGGGCAAGGAGGGGGAGCAGCAGGGGgccaaggaagaggtggaggaggagggagaggaggaggaggagtgggtggtggGTAGTGGTGCAGGTGTGCGGAAGagtggtaggaggagaaggaggaggaggaggaagagaggagaggaggagaagaaggaggaggaggtggagcagcgaAGAGGCTTTCCGAGTGAGGTTGGAAATGGACTCTGTGGAACTTCTCCTTCGCTGCAGAATATTGACCTCCAAGTCTTGAAG ggtcaggtcgtggcggtggtggggcGAGTGGGTTCCGGCAAGTCCTCGCTCCTGAGTGCGGTTTGTGCCGAGATGAACAAGTGCGGTGGAGCGGTAGCGGTTGCCGGCCTGGAGAATg ggtttGGTCTAGCCACTCAGCGTCCCTGGATCCAGCACGCCTCCATCAAGGACAACATTCTCTTCGGCTGTAGCCTGGACATTACGCGCTACAG gGAGGTGCTGTCGGCCTGTGCCCTGGATGACGACCTCCTGAACCTACCGCAGCGGGACAACACACTCTGTGGGGAGAACGGCTCAGCGCTCAGCGGCGGGCAGAAGGCGCGCGTTGCCCTCGCCCGCGCTGTCTACCAG AACAAGTGGATGTACGTACTGGATGACGTCTTCACCTCCGTGGACCCGCCCGTGGCCCTGCACCTCATGCGTCACTGTGTCCACAACTTGCTGGCGGGCCGAACCGTGCTCCTCACCTCCCCCGTCCTTCCCCTCCTGGCCCGGGTGGACTGGGTGCTGCGGATGGCTGGCGGAAGGGTGGTAATgcagg gCCCACCAAGGGAGGTTCTGCAGGGGGAGCTTACACCTGAGGAGCtggcggcggcgtggtggggtGACGGGAGggacaggggtgtaggggggGTGCCCAAAAGGAGGCTCTCACACCTCGACCCCTTTGACGTGGTGGCTGAGAACGGGGGTGCCGGGGGGGGTAGGCctgtctcctccccctccccctcctatctG aCCCCAGTGATGGAGgcggaagaacaggaagaaggcgAGATCTCAGGAGCGATATTCACCACCTACCTCTCAGCTGTCGGCCCCCTCCTCGTCGGCCTCAtcgctctctccctcacactcatgCAGGCCTCGCGCAACCTCTCCGACCTCTGGCTGGCCTATTGGGTGACGCAGAACTTACCGGCGAACTC GACCGGCTCCAAGCTCTTCCTGGACGAGCCCCCCGCCCCCTGGCTGGCCCCCggcacccccacccacccctccagcAGCCCTGCCACGGGTATGGGGGGTGCTGCCCACTGGATGGCCCCCTCCACCTCACCCCTCCACCAG TTCCTGGCGGTGCGGGAGGTGGGAGCAGCGGCAGAGAGCAAGGGGAAGAGTGCGTTGAACCCCACTGATTTCTACCTGACGGTGTACGGTGTGCTGGCCGCCGCCAacacactcttcacactcatgcgCGCCTTCCTCTTTGCGTACGGCGGAGTGACAGCCGCTCGCACCCTTCACAAACGTCTGCTGGATTCTGTGCTCTAT GCCAAGATCACGTTCTTCGACAACAACCCTCTCGGACGCACCCTGAACCGCTTCTCCTCGGACCTCTACTCCCTCGATGACTCGCTGCCCTTCCAGCTGAACATTTTCCTCGCCCAGGTGTTCGGCCTCGCAG gcaccaTCGCCGTCACCATCTACGGCATGCCCTGGATCACACTCATGCAGATCCCCCTCGCCTTCGTCTACTACAACCTCCAGCGATACTACCGACACACCTCGCGTGACCTCAAGAGAATCTACGCTGTGTCGCTTTCGCCGCTGTACGCCCACTTCACCGAGACGCTTCAGGGCCTTGCTGTGATCCGGGCCATGAGAGCAGGACATAG gTTCATCACAAGAGCGGACAGCCTGCTTGAGGTCAGCCAGCGTGCACAGTTTGACATCCAGGTGGCAGCACAGTGGCTTAACATGCGCCTGCAGCTCATCGGCCTGACCATGCTGGCGGGGGTGTCTGCGCTGGCCCTCCTGCAGCACCACTTCGACGCCATTGAGCCTG GTCTGGTGGGTTTGGTCATCTCCTACGCCCTGACCGTCACCACCTTCCTCAACTCGGTGGTGACCTCGCTAACGGAGACGGAGCAGGAGATGGTGAGCGTGGAGCGGATTCACGGCTACCTGCAGGGCGCGGCCGAGGGGGAGCGCCGGGAGGGGGTGCTGCTCCCTCCGTTTGGCTGGATTAGTCACGGCACGATCCGTTTCACCAATGTTTACCTGAGAtacca GGACCACAACCCCTACGCACTGCGGCGGGTGAACTTCGAGGTGGGTGCCGCGGAGAAGGTCGGCATCGTGGGCAGGACGGGGGCCGGGAAGTCCTCCGTCTTTGTGGCTCTCTTCCGCCTGGTGGAGCTGACGCGTGGAGCCATCTATGTGGATGAGGTAGAAGTGTCGCAGCTGGGCCTGAAGaagctgag GTCCAGCATGGCCATCGTCACCCAGGACCCGTTTCTGTTCAGCGGGACGGTGCGGGAGAACCTGGACCCATGT